Proteins co-encoded in one Malus domestica chromosome 09, GDT2T_hap1 genomic window:
- the LOC114826923 gene encoding uncharacterized protein isoform X3 has protein sequence MPGNEIEGRIHNFYEQDNYSRQSQVADNNWPVDIYNQWHGKQRETSNVQQLDFGRGRGGESLSFDKTYKQLAQKPELSHIQTRNQHLETNGFMLGWQDLQESQFFDDSSVLVPLALTSRGLSILQSEQENASCDSPTLTTNSERSEITEASSEFNFVGRQPQLVRGQQQGIPQIHSMQQSGYNDMQMLQQHLMFKKLQELQRQQQLQQFGDARQHNAVNQLSAINKQTSGVQFSPLINGTPVNDTPQMFMNWVQRGGSLGGQNVSNRVIFSQEQGQTLSSMGLAPQQFDASLYGTPVASGRGTMNQYSHLPVMSHDSENLLAKANDQMQKPAMQPSAFNNSFVGAHCTTASPDQVCSPQGAFVSQQGFQGKNVFGQVITQGSNCGSTLGNLQQGDTLQTNTSPQELSGKQDQAGWPGIFQQKTMQHGPSQGLVPLDPMEEKILFDMDDSTWDSSMGKQSDIGAGGFGNAFESSFPSLQSGSWSALMQSAVAEASSSDTGQQEEWSGLTFQNTELSTGNQPSNIVDNENQGSWADNNLQSVSSLSSKPFPMLNDSSVSSSFPGFPQPGIQFTPEHREGFHQDESHESIQKSPKSSSEWLDRNSQQVQPHMRLDNTWTSQSSKPEGDINEGMYNRNSENHMWNRDGDSRVTSFSRSTGQLEQVHFGSENILRNRENSNIFNFHSLQNSHMTNVHQETSHQVQDNNKLDYGKHFISSNKEDNEGIGEKHHQMSNSSHVMQNSYGREGGTYEQQQNCYQRDNSYGRKSEDSSGMRLTAQTRVDQLKENSSIAQFGHPGFNPLSEGMIHPASNPNQMQMDSNLRGKNQTWSTLSPSQPLPQSHESSPRSRWDDKFGIGGQSSSPTSYKHGNSIAESTSSPTFSRNQLQTQHLFNVPGPSNQTTLPGSSAKHAPSNLALSQDTSQQIFVNSGGQQFPVLEAVPVSQPPFMSGMPARGGVSVKPQSLWTNNQSQQHLSGMETTSLASKELNGLNTQDSGYRSSEFGHSHTSLQGFNSAQEKQEEERMFDASQTGVRNVSDPSDFASGTLLNHSHLQDLGGIHHNDSNGLAPSARNLGFLGHALKHSHGFRHDHSRLHQVQGTKNEEADPSRRDLDVQQVTAMAGQQSIYGHNKDGELNSPSAHKLSPLGNSNATNFLTDAREGLSVKTSSESAFQAQGMVAFGESDSQSPSIGNDVLPNYAETSQPNLSMASNWFKQYGTFRNGQMQPTYDARLARSSAGQTSLVKPSQSLNIHSSVEQIDASEANRVWPSTATNLVTSEPFVAPYVLPSEVIDETMAIVRPKKRKIETSELLPWHKVTEGSKRVQDVSLAEQEWALSCNRLTEKVGHEFEMIEDGRPILRSKRRLIFTTQFLQQLLGPAPASILSADAALYYDSVTYFVAKLSLGDACTLTCSSSTDAPLNDSNTIGEKPKVSENTEMQYLSKAVEDFTNRSKKLENDLLRLDKVSILDLRLECQELERFSVINRFARFHIPQTATSGTTSSSGTVPTAPKPFPQRYVTGQPLPRHLPEGVHCLSL, from the exons ATGCCTGGTAACGAAATTGAAGGCAGGATCCACAATTTTTATGAACAAGACAACTATTCCCGTCAATCTCAAGTTGCAGACAATAATTGGCCTGTTGATATTTATAATCAATGGCATGGAAAACAAAGAGAGACAAGTAATGTGCAACAACTAG ATTTTGGGAGAGGACGGGGCGGTGAGTCTTTGAGTTTTGATAAAACATATAAACAGTTGGCTCAGAAACCGGAATTGTCCCATATTCAAACTAGAAACCAACATCTGGAGACGAATGGGTTTATGCTTGGATGGCAGGATTTGCAGGAAAGCCAGTTTTTCGATGATAGCTCAGTTTTGGTTCCACTTGCTTTAACTTCGAGAGGCTTATCTATCCTTCAATCAGAGCAAGAAAATGCATCGTGCGATAGTCCCACTTTGACAACCAATTCAGAAAGGTCTGAAATTACTGAAGCTTCCAGTGAGTTTAACTTTGTTGGAAGGCAGCCACAACTTGTGAGGGGACAACAACAAGGCATTCCACAGATTCACTCGATGCAGCAGTCTGGGTACAATGACATGCAGATGTTGCAGCAGCACCTGATGTTTAAGAAACTGCAAGAACTTCAGAGGCAGCAGCAACTACAACAGTTCGGTGATGCAAGGCAACATAATGCAGTAAATCAGCTCTCTGCAATTAATAAGCAGACTTCAGGGGTTCAGTTTTCACCTCTAATCAATGGAACACCCGTTAATGATACGCCACAAATGTTTATGAACTGGGTGCAGAGGGGTGGATCTCTGGGAGGACAAAATGTTTCTAATAGAGTTATTTTTTCTCAAGAGCAAGGTCAAACTTTGAGCTCAATGGGTCTTGCTCCTCAGCAGTTTGATGCATCTTTATATGGTACTCCTGTTGCTAGTGGAAGAGGGACTATGAATCAGTATTCCCATCTTCCGGTGATGTCTCATGATTCTGAAAATTTGTTGGCCAAGGCTAATGATCAAATGCAGAAGCCTGCTATGCAGCCATCAGCCTTCAATAACTCATTTGTAGGTGCTCATTGTACGACTGCTTCTCCGGACCAGGTTTGCTCACCTCAAGGGGCGTTTGTATCCCAACAAGGCTTTCAGGGAAAAAATGTATTTGGACAAGTTATTACTCAAGGTTCAAATTGTGGATCCACATTGGGTAACCTCCAACAAGGGGATACCTTGCAAACAAATACATCACCACAGGAGCTCAGTGGAAAGCAAGATCAAGCTGGCTGGCCGGGAATCTTCCAGCAAAAAACAATGCAGCATGGCCCTTCCCAGGGTTTGGTTCCCCTTGATCCAATGGAAGAGAAGATTTTGTTTGACATGGATGATAGTACTTGGGATTCGTCTATGGGAAAGCAGAGTGATATTGGGGCTGGAGGCTTTGGAAATGCATTCGAAAGTTCATTTCCTTCTCTCCAAAGTGGAAGCTGGAGCGCGCTTATGCAGTCTGCTGTAGCAGAAGCTTCTAGTAGTGATACCGGCCAACAGGAGGAGTGGAGTGGATTGACTTTTCAGAATACCGAGCTGTCAACTGGTAATCAGCCTTCAAACATCGTGGACAATGAGAACCAAGGAAGTTGGGCTGATAACAATCTGCAGAGTGTCTCTTCCTTAAGTTCAAAACCTTTTCCCATGCTTAATGACTCAAGTGTTAGTTCTAGCTTCCCTGGCTTTCCACAGCCAGGCATccaattcacacctgagcatcGAGAAGGGTTTCACCAGGATGAATCTCATGAATCCATTCAGAAGTCTCCCAAAAGTTCTAGCGAGTGGTTGGATCGTAACTCTCAACAGGTTCAGCCACATATGCGTTTGGACAACACATGGACCAGTCAAAGCAGTAAACCAGAAG GTGATATTAACGAAGGCATGTACAATAGGAACTCTGAGAACCATATGTGGAATAGGGATGGTGATTCCAGGGTAACTTCATTTTCCAGATCAACTGGACAATTGGAGCAAGTACATTTTGGTTCAGAGAATATTCTTAGGAACAGAGAAAATTCCAATATTTTTAACTTTCATTCCCTGCAAAATTCACACATGACTAATGTCCATCAGGAAACCAGTCACCAAGTCCAAGATAATAATAAGCTTGATTACGGGAAACATTTTATATCTAGCAACAAGGAGGATAATGAGGGCATTGGAGAAAAACATCATCAAATGAGTAACAGCTCTCATGTTATGCAAAACTCTTATGGGAGGGAAGGTGGAACATATGAGCAGCAGCAAAATTGCTACCAGAGGGACAACTCGTATGGCCGGAAATCAGAGGATTCTAGCGGCATGCGTTTGACTGCACAAACAAG GGTTGATCAGTTGAAGGAGAATAGTTCTATCGCACAGTTTGGCCATCCTGGATTTAACCCACTATCTGAG GGTATGATCCATCCAGCTAGTAATCCAAATCAAATGCAAATGGATTCTAATTTAAGAGGGAAAAATCAGACCTGGTCCACTCTGTCCCCTTCTCAACCTTTGCCCCAATCACATGAATCATCACCGAGATCCCGTTGGGATGATAAATTTGGTATCGGGGGACAATCGAGCAGCCCTACGTCTTATAAGCATGGAAACTCTATTGCAGAAAGCACATCCAGTCCTACATTTTCAAGGAATCAGCTTCAAACACAACATCTGTTTAATGTACCTGGTCCATCTAATCAAACAACATTACCTGGTTCTTCTGCAAAGCATGCACCTTCCAACCTTGCTCTATCTCAAGATACTTCTCAGCAAATTTTTGTCAACTCTGGTGGTCAACAATTCCCTGTTCTTGAAGCTGTTCCAGTTTCTCAGCCTCCTTTTATGTCAGGCATGCCTGCACGGGGTGGAGTATCAGTGAAGCCGCAGAGTTTGTGGACAAATAACCAAAGCCAGCAACATCTTTCTGGCATGGAAACTACTTCGTTGGCTTCAAAGGAGCTAAATGGTCTAAATACCCAGGACAGTGGATATAGATCATCTGAATTTGGCCATTCCCATACGAGTTTACAAGGATTCAATTCTGCACAAGAGAAACAGGAGGAAGAGAGGATGTTTGATGCTTCACAGACAGGGGTAAGGAATGTCTCCGATCCTAGTGATTTTGCCTCTGGTACATTGTTGAATCATTCGCACCTGCAGGATCTTGGTGGAATACATCATAATGACAGCAATGGCCTGGCTCCCTCTGCAAGAAATCTTGGATTTCTTGGCCATGCTTTAAAACATTCACATGGATTTCGTCATGACCACTCCCGGCTGCACCAAGTGCAGGGTACGAAGAATGAAGAGGCTGATCCAAGTAGGAGGGATCTGGATGTACAACAGGTAACTGCTATGGCAGGACAGCAGTCAATTTATGGTCATAACAAGGATGGTGAACTGAATTCTCCATCAGCTCACAAGTTATCGCCACTTGGAAATTCCAACGCAACAAATTTCCTGACGGATGCAAGAGAAGGTCTAAGTGTAAAAACTTCTTCAGAATCTGCCTTCCAAGCCCAAGGCATGGTTGCATTTGGTGAAAGTGATTCTCAGAGTCCATCTATTGGCAATGATGTGTTACCTAATTATGCTGAAACTTCTCAGCCCAATCTAAGCATGGCATCGAACTGGTTTAAACAGTATGGGACCTTCAGAAATGGGCAGATGCAACCAACGTATGATGCAAGGCTTGCTAGGTCTTCTGCAGGGCAGACCTCGCTTGTGAAGCCTTCGCAAAGCCTAAACATACATTCTTCTGTGGAACAGATAGATGCTTCTGAGGCTAACAGAGTATGGCCAAGTACAGCTACCAATTTGGTAACAAGCGAACCCTTTGTAGCCCCTTATGTGTTACCTTCAGAAGTCATTGATGAAACTATGGCGATCGTGAGACCAAAGAAACGCAAAATTGAAACATCAGAGCTTCTACCATGGCACAAAGTGACAGAAGGTTCCAAAAGGGTTCAAGATGTCAG TCTGGCAGAGCAAGAATGGGCCTTGTCATGCAATCGGCTGACTGAGAAA GTTGGACATGAGTTTGAAATGATTGAAGATGGACGTCCAATCCTTCGATCTAAGAGAAGGCTTATCTTCACAACACAGTTTCTGCAGCAATTGCTCGGCCCTGCACCAGCATCCATTCTCTCAGCAGACGCTGCTTTGTACTATGATAGTGTGACATATTTTGTTGCTAAATTATCATTAGGGGATGCGTGCACCCTGACCTGCAGCAGCAGTACTGATGCGCCACTGAACGACAGTAATAC GATTGGGGAAAAGCCTAAAGTTTCTGAAAATACTGAAATGCAGTATTTA
- the LOC114826923 gene encoding uncharacterized protein isoform X2: MPGNEIEGRIHNFYEQDNYSRQSQVADNNWPVDIYNQWHGKQRETSNVQQLDFGRGRGGESLSFDKTYKQLAQKPELSHIQTRNQHLETNGFMLGWQDLQESQFFDDSSVLVPLALTSRGLSILQSEQENASCDSPTLTTNSERSEITEASSEFNFVGRQPQLVRGQQQGIPQIHSMQQSGYNDMQMLQQHLMFKKLQELQRQQQLQQFGDARQHNAVNQLSAINKQTSGVQFSPLINGTPVNDTPQMFMNWVQRGGSLGGQNVSNRVIFSQEQGQTLSSMGLAPQQFDASLYGTPVASGRGTMNQYSHLPVMSHDSENLLAKANDQMQKPAMQPSAFNNSFVGAHCTTASPDQVCSPQGAFVSQQGFQGKNVFGQVITQGSNCGSTLGNLQQGDTLQTNTSPQELSGKQDQAGWPGIFQQKTMQHGPSQGLVPLDPMEEKILFDMDDSTWDSSMGKQSDIGAGGFGNAFESSFPSLQSGSWSALMQSAVAEASSSDTGQQEEWSGLTFQNTELSTGNQPSNIVDNENQGSWADNNLQSVSSLSSKPFPMLNDSSVSSSFPGFPQPGIQFTPEHREGFHQDESHESIQKSPKSSSEWLDRNSQQVQPHMRLDNTWTSQSSKPEGDINEGMYNRNSENHMWNRDGDSRVTSFSRSTGQLEQVHFGSENILRNRENSNIFNFHSLQNSHMTNVHQETSHQVQDNNKLDYGKHFISSNKEDNEGIGEKHHQMSNSSHVMQNSYGREGGTYEQQQNCYQRDNSYGRKSEDSSGMRLTAQTSRVDQLKENSSIAQFGHPGFNPLSEGMIHPASNPNQMQMDSNLRGKNQTWSTLSPSQPLPQSHESSPRSRWDDKFGIGGQSSSPTSYKHGNSIAESTSSPTFSRNQLQTQHLFNVPGPSNQTTLPGSSAKHAPSNLALSQDTSQQIFVNSGGQQFPVLEAVPVSQPPFMSGMPARGGVSVKPQSLWTNNQSQQHLSGMETTSLASKELNGLNTQDSGYRSSEFGHSHTSLQGFNSAQEKQEEERMFDASQTGVRNVSDPSDFASGTLLNHSHLQDLGGIHHNDSNGLAPSARNLGFLGHALKHSHGFRHDHSRLHQVQGTKNEEADPSRRDLDVQQVTAMAGQQSIYGHNKDGELNSPSAHKLSPLGNSNATNFLTDAREGLSVKTSSESAFQAQGMVAFGESDSQSPSIGNDVLPNYAETSQPNLSMASNWFKQYGTFRNGQMQPTYDARLARSSAGQTSLVKPSQSLNIHSSVEQIDASEANRVWPSTATNLVTSEPFVAPYVLPSEVIDETMAIVRPKKRKIETSELLPWHKVTEGSKRVQDVSLAEQEWALSCNRLTEKVGHEFEMIEDGRPILRSKRRLIFTTQFLQQLLGPAPASILSADAALYYDSVTYFVAKLSLGDACTLTCSSSTDAPLNDSNTIGEKPKVSENTEMQYLSKAVEDFTNRSKKLENDLLRLDKVSILDLRLECQELERFSVINRFARFHIPQTATSGTTSSSGTVPTAPKPFPQRYVTGQPLPRHLPEGVHCLSL, translated from the exons ATGCCTGGTAACGAAATTGAAGGCAGGATCCACAATTTTTATGAACAAGACAACTATTCCCGTCAATCTCAAGTTGCAGACAATAATTGGCCTGTTGATATTTATAATCAATGGCATGGAAAACAAAGAGAGACAAGTAATGTGCAACAACTAG ATTTTGGGAGAGGACGGGGCGGTGAGTCTTTGAGTTTTGATAAAACATATAAACAGTTGGCTCAGAAACCGGAATTGTCCCATATTCAAACTAGAAACCAACATCTGGAGACGAATGGGTTTATGCTTGGATGGCAGGATTTGCAGGAAAGCCAGTTTTTCGATGATAGCTCAGTTTTGGTTCCACTTGCTTTAACTTCGAGAGGCTTATCTATCCTTCAATCAGAGCAAGAAAATGCATCGTGCGATAGTCCCACTTTGACAACCAATTCAGAAAGGTCTGAAATTACTGAAGCTTCCAGTGAGTTTAACTTTGTTGGAAGGCAGCCACAACTTGTGAGGGGACAACAACAAGGCATTCCACAGATTCACTCGATGCAGCAGTCTGGGTACAATGACATGCAGATGTTGCAGCAGCACCTGATGTTTAAGAAACTGCAAGAACTTCAGAGGCAGCAGCAACTACAACAGTTCGGTGATGCAAGGCAACATAATGCAGTAAATCAGCTCTCTGCAATTAATAAGCAGACTTCAGGGGTTCAGTTTTCACCTCTAATCAATGGAACACCCGTTAATGATACGCCACAAATGTTTATGAACTGGGTGCAGAGGGGTGGATCTCTGGGAGGACAAAATGTTTCTAATAGAGTTATTTTTTCTCAAGAGCAAGGTCAAACTTTGAGCTCAATGGGTCTTGCTCCTCAGCAGTTTGATGCATCTTTATATGGTACTCCTGTTGCTAGTGGAAGAGGGACTATGAATCAGTATTCCCATCTTCCGGTGATGTCTCATGATTCTGAAAATTTGTTGGCCAAGGCTAATGATCAAATGCAGAAGCCTGCTATGCAGCCATCAGCCTTCAATAACTCATTTGTAGGTGCTCATTGTACGACTGCTTCTCCGGACCAGGTTTGCTCACCTCAAGGGGCGTTTGTATCCCAACAAGGCTTTCAGGGAAAAAATGTATTTGGACAAGTTATTACTCAAGGTTCAAATTGTGGATCCACATTGGGTAACCTCCAACAAGGGGATACCTTGCAAACAAATACATCACCACAGGAGCTCAGTGGAAAGCAAGATCAAGCTGGCTGGCCGGGAATCTTCCAGCAAAAAACAATGCAGCATGGCCCTTCCCAGGGTTTGGTTCCCCTTGATCCAATGGAAGAGAAGATTTTGTTTGACATGGATGATAGTACTTGGGATTCGTCTATGGGAAAGCAGAGTGATATTGGGGCTGGAGGCTTTGGAAATGCATTCGAAAGTTCATTTCCTTCTCTCCAAAGTGGAAGCTGGAGCGCGCTTATGCAGTCTGCTGTAGCAGAAGCTTCTAGTAGTGATACCGGCCAACAGGAGGAGTGGAGTGGATTGACTTTTCAGAATACCGAGCTGTCAACTGGTAATCAGCCTTCAAACATCGTGGACAATGAGAACCAAGGAAGTTGGGCTGATAACAATCTGCAGAGTGTCTCTTCCTTAAGTTCAAAACCTTTTCCCATGCTTAATGACTCAAGTGTTAGTTCTAGCTTCCCTGGCTTTCCACAGCCAGGCATccaattcacacctgagcatcGAGAAGGGTTTCACCAGGATGAATCTCATGAATCCATTCAGAAGTCTCCCAAAAGTTCTAGCGAGTGGTTGGATCGTAACTCTCAACAGGTTCAGCCACATATGCGTTTGGACAACACATGGACCAGTCAAAGCAGTAAACCAGAAG GTGATATTAACGAAGGCATGTACAATAGGAACTCTGAGAACCATATGTGGAATAGGGATGGTGATTCCAGGGTAACTTCATTTTCCAGATCAACTGGACAATTGGAGCAAGTACATTTTGGTTCAGAGAATATTCTTAGGAACAGAGAAAATTCCAATATTTTTAACTTTCATTCCCTGCAAAATTCACACATGACTAATGTCCATCAGGAAACCAGTCACCAAGTCCAAGATAATAATAAGCTTGATTACGGGAAACATTTTATATCTAGCAACAAGGAGGATAATGAGGGCATTGGAGAAAAACATCATCAAATGAGTAACAGCTCTCATGTTATGCAAAACTCTTATGGGAGGGAAGGTGGAACATATGAGCAGCAGCAAAATTGCTACCAGAGGGACAACTCGTATGGCCGGAAATCAGAGGATTCTAGCGGCATGCGTTTGACTGCACAAACAAG CAGGGTTGATCAGTTGAAGGAGAATAGTTCTATCGCACAGTTTGGCCATCCTGGATTTAACCCACTATCTGAG GGTATGATCCATCCAGCTAGTAATCCAAATCAAATGCAAATGGATTCTAATTTAAGAGGGAAAAATCAGACCTGGTCCACTCTGTCCCCTTCTCAACCTTTGCCCCAATCACATGAATCATCACCGAGATCCCGTTGGGATGATAAATTTGGTATCGGGGGACAATCGAGCAGCCCTACGTCTTATAAGCATGGAAACTCTATTGCAGAAAGCACATCCAGTCCTACATTTTCAAGGAATCAGCTTCAAACACAACATCTGTTTAATGTACCTGGTCCATCTAATCAAACAACATTACCTGGTTCTTCTGCAAAGCATGCACCTTCCAACCTTGCTCTATCTCAAGATACTTCTCAGCAAATTTTTGTCAACTCTGGTGGTCAACAATTCCCTGTTCTTGAAGCTGTTCCAGTTTCTCAGCCTCCTTTTATGTCAGGCATGCCTGCACGGGGTGGAGTATCAGTGAAGCCGCAGAGTTTGTGGACAAATAACCAAAGCCAGCAACATCTTTCTGGCATGGAAACTACTTCGTTGGCTTCAAAGGAGCTAAATGGTCTAAATACCCAGGACAGTGGATATAGATCATCTGAATTTGGCCATTCCCATACGAGTTTACAAGGATTCAATTCTGCACAAGAGAAACAGGAGGAAGAGAGGATGTTTGATGCTTCACAGACAGGGGTAAGGAATGTCTCCGATCCTAGTGATTTTGCCTCTGGTACATTGTTGAATCATTCGCACCTGCAGGATCTTGGTGGAATACATCATAATGACAGCAATGGCCTGGCTCCCTCTGCAAGAAATCTTGGATTTCTTGGCCATGCTTTAAAACATTCACATGGATTTCGTCATGACCACTCCCGGCTGCACCAAGTGCAGGGTACGAAGAATGAAGAGGCTGATCCAAGTAGGAGGGATCTGGATGTACAACAGGTAACTGCTATGGCAGGACAGCAGTCAATTTATGGTCATAACAAGGATGGTGAACTGAATTCTCCATCAGCTCACAAGTTATCGCCACTTGGAAATTCCAACGCAACAAATTTCCTGACGGATGCAAGAGAAGGTCTAAGTGTAAAAACTTCTTCAGAATCTGCCTTCCAAGCCCAAGGCATGGTTGCATTTGGTGAAAGTGATTCTCAGAGTCCATCTATTGGCAATGATGTGTTACCTAATTATGCTGAAACTTCTCAGCCCAATCTAAGCATGGCATCGAACTGGTTTAAACAGTATGGGACCTTCAGAAATGGGCAGATGCAACCAACGTATGATGCAAGGCTTGCTAGGTCTTCTGCAGGGCAGACCTCGCTTGTGAAGCCTTCGCAAAGCCTAAACATACATTCTTCTGTGGAACAGATAGATGCTTCTGAGGCTAACAGAGTATGGCCAAGTACAGCTACCAATTTGGTAACAAGCGAACCCTTTGTAGCCCCTTATGTGTTACCTTCAGAAGTCATTGATGAAACTATGGCGATCGTGAGACCAAAGAAACGCAAAATTGAAACATCAGAGCTTCTACCATGGCACAAAGTGACAGAAGGTTCCAAAAGGGTTCAAGATGTCAG TCTGGCAGAGCAAGAATGGGCCTTGTCATGCAATCGGCTGACTGAGAAA GTTGGACATGAGTTTGAAATGATTGAAGATGGACGTCCAATCCTTCGATCTAAGAGAAGGCTTATCTTCACAACACAGTTTCTGCAGCAATTGCTCGGCCCTGCACCAGCATCCATTCTCTCAGCAGACGCTGCTTTGTACTATGATAGTGTGACATATTTTGTTGCTAAATTATCATTAGGGGATGCGTGCACCCTGACCTGCAGCAGCAGTACTGATGCGCCACTGAACGACAGTAATAC GATTGGGGAAAAGCCTAAAGTTTCTGAAAATACTGAAATGCAGTATTTA